caggttagaagccgctgctcttagccactacacaacGTTGTCTCCCTTTAAAAGTAGAATTCATAGTTACAGGCTATTTTCTTTACTGTTGCATCACCAGTGGTGGTTTCCCAgctttattgtttatttagatttttatacctatgtctctgggcagtttacataaaacatcatgaggtaatgacatggaacatcacaacaacatcacaacaaatatatcaatcataacattcctcctacctagccacaggacctccatctttgcagggatTACTTTggttgagccattttgtcaccacttccaggcagctggctaatgcttctgggggagattcAGGGCGgtcattcatcaggaggaagagctgggtgtcatgtgCATATTGAtgtcaacccagcccaaacctccgcaccagctgagcaagagggcacatgaagatattaaatcgGATACGAGAGAGGACTCCTCCTTCTGTGACTCCAAATgggagctggtgacggctagatactttctcctattgctaccctctgtccgcaaccctggaggaaggagatcagccatttgagggctgtcccccataccGTGGtgttggcaaggtggtgagctaagagctcatgctcgactgtgtcaaatgctgttgACAGGTCAAATAGTACCAGCAGCGCCgacccacctagatccagctgGCATTCAGGGCGACTACCGCTGTCTCTACCCCCTGGACAGGCCGGAAACCCAACTGAAACGGGTCAAGGGCTGACGTTTCCTCTAGGAATGCTGATGTTTGGTCCACGGCAGCCTTTTCAACAAACTTCCCCAGATGCGTTAAGTGTGTGACGAGGCGGTAGTTGTTAGTCAATGGCATAGGGATCTTTTGCATGGATTATCCAGTTGCAGTGCTTTGGGGAAGGAGTTCTTCCTCCTGTAGATGAAACACAAAAATCAAATTCAATTAGGAAAGAGCAAAGGCTGCCTAAAGGTTGGCTAAATTGGACATCTGAACCCACGCTTTACAAATACCTGGTACATTGGGAGGTAGGAACTGAGTCTGAACTCCGCCGTTCTCTGCTCTTCCGTTTGCAGGGTGATTCGCAGAACGACTCCTGGATCTTTGTTCTGGCCGTCCTCCTCAGCAGTACTCTGGTCTACAACAGCATCGGCACCATCGACCAGCATGCCATGGACCAGCTGCAGTATCCTCCTGAATCCACAGCCGCAAGCAGATCTCCTTATAGTTTTGCTTTCTGGGGGCCTCTTGCATTTGAAGTAGGCCACCTGGGCCtgttccgcacacataggataatgcactttcaatgtgctttggcagctgggttttcctgtgcggaacagatATACAGGCGAGCCATATTAGGTGGCAGAGTGCATATTTGCATACGTTTATATACATTACAAGATCTAAATATTCAAGATTCTTTATGGGTGGCTTCCAGGATAATCAGCCTCCCCTGGCCAAGGTTGGTTAACTGATGATTAGAAAACCATAGTGGAAGGTCAGGCTCTGATCCAGTTAAAAGAGAGAATTTGATCATGGGCAGCTTCTCTCAGCCCTCCCAAAATACACATCTATCAAAAGCAGTATCACCTTTCATGTCTGGACAGGCAGTTACATGCAGCTATGGAGAAAAGGCCAAGGACAGGTCTTGCCCAGTAACAAAAGCGAAATATGAGGTAGAAGTGGGGCCACATTTCCAAGAGGCGGGTCTCCCCCCTGTAATGAAAACCAGGTTGTTTGGTATCTTCCTGAGCCAGGTCAACAGTTACGTGACGGAACTGACAGAGCGCATCAAATTCAAATCGTCACCTACTGAGAATTCGGGGGCACTGGAAGATTCTGCTGAATACGTCCGCTTCTTCCCAACGTTCATCTGGGCAGTGAGAGATTTTTCTCTGCAGCTGGAATTGAACGGGCAGCCCTGCACGGACGACGAATACCTGGAGAATGCCTTGAAGTTGAAGATAGGTACTTATTAAGCCTGCAGGTTCGGTAGACACAGAGGCGGCAGTTCGAAAaccttcagctctttattaactccaactccAAGAACACCAAAAGGGAACATAGGAACAGGAACTTGCATACAGTTTTGCTAACCCATCAAAGAACCTGATTTGTCCTCATCTCAGGCTACCAATTGGCCCGTGAGTCCTTAGAACAAGCGTCAGTAACTGGTTCACTTACGATTCTTCATCTGCATCCTGTTAGCACAATTGAGCCCACATACATAATAGTGCTGTGATGGTTTTCTTGTTTTATCGTTGTTCACAACCACGAGACGGCAGATCCATGAGTGGCGGCGtgcaaattttaataataataataatgaccacACAAGTATGGCAAAGCTAAATATAGCATCTGTGAATTGCAACCTTGGCCAACTCTGGCCTCCCAGTTGCTTAACCCAGCAGgcttttttgggaggtgggggcctGCAGTGCATAACACCATGACATCCCTTCCAGTCACAtaacaggaaatgatgtcacataTCGCCAGGGTGTTGCAGCAGTCTCCTCAAAATGTAGGTTTGGGGTGGGTTGTTAGAGCATTGCAGGGAAGCATCATGTCATTTCTGGTTATGTGATATGAAGTGATGTTGACCCAGTTAATTTTCTCTCTCTAGTTCCTGCTCCTGTTGTACAAGGCAGTGTGGGTAGAAGGCCTTCTGCTAGAGCGGGAAACCTGTTCCTCTTATAACTCAGAGACGAGGGCTATAGGGCTATATAATATAGGTCAGTAGCACAGAACGTGTGTTGTTCATGAATTTAAACTATTCTTCTACCAATTTTCTacagcaaaatataaaaatataaatataaataaatacattttctggctGACAGCAGAGCCTCAGTTGATGACTGAAAACTCATGCCCAGTGACTGTAAGAAAATCCAGTCACAGTGAAAGCAGTACAACCTACCAAAGCCAACCATGAGGCAGCAGAAttacatattgttgttgttaggtgcaaagtcgtgtccgacccatcgcgaccccatggacaatgatcctccaggccttcctgtcctctaccattccccggagtccatttaagtttgcgcctactgcttcatccagccaccacattctctgtcgtccccttcttcttttgccctcgatcgcacccagcattaggctcttctccagggagtccttccttctcatgagatggccaaagtatttgcgtttcatcttcaggatcttctaaggagcagtccgggctgatttAACAGTCGAAATGCCATTACCAGTTTGCCAAAAAACAGTCCCAATATCTTTGCACTACTAGATGCCTTTCCAGATTCTTCCATCTCCAGATGTCAATCTCTGTCTTACTCCTAGGTCAGTCCCGTGAGGATCAGGTGTTCAACCTGCCCCGCGAATGCATCCGACTTTTCTTCCCCGCCCGAAAATGCTTCCTCTTTGAACGCCCCACCAATCGAAAGAACCTCCACCggctggaggagatggaggagagCGAGCTGGAAGCTGAATTTGTGGAGCAAGCGATCCAGTTCTGCCGCCACGTCTATAAGACATCCAAGCCAAAGACCGTCCCAGGAGGGCACGTTGTCAATGGGCGATGTAAGTCCTTGTAGCTCAGTAGTTCTCTGACCAGCACTGATGGTGGCTCAGGGACAATAGAAAAAGCTTGCAATCATTTTGGTCACAAGATCCACCCACAAGATGAATCCTCCTACAGAATGGCACTTGCAAgagttatttattgtatttatatactgcccactcttgaggctcagggcggtttttgTAAAACTTAGAGGAACCGGGAACGTGTATTTCTATCTCTACATCTTTCTGTCTCCTATTctgtcccactccttctccaGATATGGGTTATATGTTTCCTAGATCCCACCAGAACCCAGTTCTTCATGAATGACCCGGAGGTCACCTGCTTGTCCCCCAAATATCGAGGCCTACTCTGCTTTCTTTTCCTAGGGAGGTTTTATACTACCTGCCTCATCCTGTGAACAACTATCTACAGGCCCTGTAAGgcggaggtcttctgccaggcttttggttggggccaaagttagTATTTCTCTGCCTACCTAAAACTTAGTGGAACAGGAAACATGTATTCCTATACATATTTTCATCTCTCCAATTCTGTCCCACCCCCTCTCCAAATACGAATTATGTGTTTCTTAGATCCCACCACAATCCAGTTATTCATGAAATGATCCAACGAGCACTTGGTTGTCCCCCAAGAATCAAGGCCTACTTTCTTTTCCTAGGGTGGTTTTATACTATCTGTCCGGTCCTGCGAACAActatccacagggcctgtaagatggagctcttctgccaggcttttggttaggCCCATGGCtccaccattggtccatctatttCACATTGACCACTCCCAAATATTCTTGaatttctgtgaagattcaataGTCATAATACACAATCATTGCTGGTTTTAgcctgttattatttattattattacttgttattgtttatttaaatttaaatccaTTTTATTATATTGCTATAGTACATTCTATATCTGTGTATACcactctgagccagcttgctgggagggaggcctAACATATAATAAACACAAACATAAAGCAGCTAAATTTACCCTATATGGGTGATGCCAGAACCATCTCTTTTGTTGTCTTCGTGGCAGTGCTAGCAAACTTGGTGGAGACCTATGTGGGCACGATCCGCAGTGGGGGCGTACCTTGCATGGAGAACGCAGTGCTAGCTCTGGCTCATATGGAGAATTCAGCTGCCGTGCTCGAAGCCACTGGCCGCTACATGGAGCTGATGGATCAGAAGTTGAAGCTGCCCACGGAGACTCTGCAGGAGCTCTTGGGGATCCATGCAAAATGTGAGGACGAGGCCCTTCAAGTCTTTATGGCCCGTGCCTTCAAGGATGACCAGCAGCAGTTCCAGGCTGAGCTGATGGTAAGATGTCTCTTGAGCTTTCACCTCCAGCTAAGAAAGCTTTCTGAGCAAAGCGACCTCTTGCAGTTTCGACTGTGCCGGACAAACACGACATGCATACAGTTTGTTCTCCTGACCTCAAAACACACATAGTCATTtctaaattgttcccccccctctGCCAGCGAGCTCTAGCTCAGAAGAAGGAGGCGTACTGCCGTCAGAACGAACTGGAATCCTCCAAACGCTGCAAGGCTCTGTTGAAGCGGCTCTCTAAGGAACAGGAGAACAGGATCAACAAGGCCTTCTACTCCCGCCCTGGTGGCTATCAGGATTATTTCAATGATCTGAAGACAGTCGCAGTGAGATACCACCAGGAATCAGGGAAAGGGGTCATGGTGAGGATTTATATTTGCTTTGAATGCTTTGGATTTGTATTAAACTTTGGTAGCCCCACACATGAAAGGGGTCACAGCTGGGATTTTATTCTTGGCACTGAGCCTTTGagtgaagatttggtttcatgGATCATCAGGGATTTGATCCGTGAGGTTAAACATTTCCAAGTACCTACCTTAGAATGCTGCCCTCAGATTCTGGCTTTTAGTTGCTatgctgtgttttttttataTGCCCCATCAATTAACGTCTTCCAAGTAGGTGCAATAGCAGTCTTTACGTAAACACGTTTTTGACTTGTTCATTCCATCAGCTTAACAGGAAGCTCCTGTTTGCAAAATGTTTTGGGGtggccaccctaaattaaaatGACAGAAAAGGTGTAAGATCAGAGCCATGTTGCCAACATTAGTATATCTCAGgcctggccaaactgaggcttgccaggtatccatggactacaattaccatgggtcCCTGCgagcatggagagccacagtttggccacccctggtgagGAAAATGTTTTGTTCTTCCCCAGAACCACTGTTCTGATCTAATTTGCAGGCCTTTGTGGCTTCTTAATTTGAAACATCCAGAGTTCTGGTGCTTCTGAAGTGGTCATTGTGAGCTCACTGCCCTTACGTGATTTGTACTTGGATGGAAAAATTGCACATCCCACGAGCCCCTTTGATTGTGAAACCAGCAATTCTCTGTTTAGCctgaatctttatttatttattttatattcatatttaGTAACCCCCGCTCCTGGACTCAGCCCGCTCATAGCTGTTTACAAAAAGTATTAATCCCGCCCTCCGCAT
Above is a window of Paroedura picta isolate Pp20150507F chromosome 5, Ppicta_v3.0, whole genome shotgun sequence DNA encoding:
- the LOC143837194 gene encoding guanylate-binding protein 1-like isoform X2, whose product is MASEIHMPNPVCLIENRDRKLVVHQEALQLLSGIHQPVVVVAIVGLYRTGKSYLMNKLAGKNSGFPLGSTVQANTKGIWMWCVPYPGRPDQTLVLLDTEGLGDVEKGDSQNDSWIFVLAVLLSSTLVYNSIGTIDQHAMDQLHYVTELTERIKFKSSPTENSGALEDSAEYVRFFPTFIWAVRDFSLQLELNGQPCTDDEYLENALKLKIGQSREDQVFNLPRECIRLFFPARKCFLFERPTNRKNLHRLEEMEESELEAEFVEQAIQFCRHVYKTSKPKTVPGGHVVNGRLLANLVETYVGTIRSGGVPCMENAVLALAHMENSAAVLEATGRYMELMDQKLKLPTETLQELLGIHAKCEDEALQVFMARAFKDDQQQFQAELMRALAQKKEAYCRQNELESSKRCKALLKRLSKEQENRINKAFYSRPGGYQDYFNDLKTVAVRYHQESGKGVMAESEVEQFFKDQEAVGRAILQSDEALTDKEKEAEGARTRAEVAEREKEIQKQKQAELEQKLEDQKRSYEANIEYLKEKMEKDREKLLEELNKMLENKLWQQMVLQQAGCPKCIDHLYKQIDQLIKEIENLKQPHVFSEMLEAASMMLPLVLPELIG
- the LOC143837194 gene encoding guanylate-binding protein 1-like isoform X1, producing the protein MASEIHMPNPVCLIENRDRKLVVHQEALQLLSGIHQPVVVVAIVGLYRTGKSYLMNKLAGKNSGFPLGSTVQANTKGIWMWCVPYPGRPDQTLVLLDTEGLGDVEKGDSQNDSWIFVLAVLLSSTLVYNSIGTIDQHAMDQLHYVTELTERIKFKSSPTENSGALEDSAEYVRFFPTFIWAVRDFSLQLELNGQPCTDDEYLENALKLKIGQSREDQVFNLPRECIRLFFPARKCFLFERPTNRKNLHRLEEMEESELEAEFVEQAIQFCRHVYKTSKPKTVPGGHVVNGRLLANLVETYVGTIRSGGVPCMENAVLALAHMENSAAVLEATGRYMELMDQKLKLPTETLQELLGIHAKCEDEALQVFMARAFKDDQQQFQAELMRALAQKKEAYCRQNELESSKRCKALLKRLSKEQENRINKAFYSRPGGYQDYFNDLKTVAVRYHQESGKGVMAESEVEQFFKDQEAVGRAILQSDEALTDKEKEAEGARTRAEVAEREKEIQKQKQAELEQKLEDQKRSYEANIEYLKEKMEKDREKLLEELNKMLENKLWQSHEANIEYLKKKMEKDREKLLEEQNKMIESKFQEQKALLEAGFQDHAAQLKEIFLLRKESENIRTQDWIASMLNAASNIFSSVLPVLINGRVRCHRRHKH